A single window of Montipora capricornis isolate CH-2021 chromosome 14, ASM3666992v2, whole genome shotgun sequence DNA harbors:
- the LOC138032458 gene encoding uncharacterized protein produces MEQGKSRCSGFLAFAVFLNFSLSLITVGFMVYKVRMLEEQIFRLQTDLSETEQTEYSGSYGGHLMQRSKRSSNKRDGSKNCVSCHNACVQLFGLGSAAKVRVKSNDTSHDVICMRGERGPQGKEGSRGRRGRPGYIGKAGKRGPPGQRGREGPRGLPGKAFSGNISKFIEEIDVPRIITMPPTSFTAVEGQNVSLHCPAKGFPNPVVTWYKDGRELDNDSFDADTGQLIFLSIQFADRGLYRCEAKNFLGFDVATVKIAVQVPPRFEEAPVVYHMAYENWNTTLSCQIFGYPPPAIKWTRSFRSLPHGRHLKAGKELVIWNVQREDRGPVMCRGDNHLGHVYALIVLVVNPVWSPVITTAPPPLITVKRLYDTVILQCAAKGSPVPTLEWSKDGVVISTNTTSTTDVAVNGKLVISKFNATDQGVYKCFFKNYDNGSAETTTTAELVGCGDPGVPVHGYKLGKNYWAGQLVTFACDTGYHLEGPTNRLCLHNGNWSEVMPTCQRLCDKPAHLENGYMLGEQFWEGNNITFKCEKGYFLRGPQVSFCNAAGNWTTETPFCEGPEFEHSEILLKKTEYWELLKEWLAPVSTLPAKWKLCYRATDNGWAGSTFHSRCNSLGPTVSFVRVGEYIFGGYTDQNWHSGGSYTESAHTFIFSFKNKDNLQPFKLHVKKPDRAIYGNNGYGPTFGGGHDIYIANNANGNTNSYNNLGHSYAQPTGYKYSSSNTRNLLAGSYNFKPNEVEVFYQSY; encoded by the exons ATGGAGCAAGGAAAATCTCGCTGCAGCGGTTTTCTGGCTTTTGCTGtgtttttaaatttctctttgagtttAATTACCGTTGGGTTTATGGTGTATAAGGTGAGAATGTTGGAGGAACAGATTTTTCGACTCCAGACCGATTTATCGGAGACAGAGCAAACTGAATACAGCGGAAGTTATGGTGGACATTTAATGCAACGAAGCAAAAGATCTTCAAATAAGCGTGACGGTTCCAAAAACTGTGTCAGTTGCCATAATGCTTGTGTTCAACTGTTTGGTTTGGGATCAGCTGCCAAG GTCAGAGTCAAGTCAAACGACACTAGTCATGACGTCATCTGTATGAGAG GGGAAAGAGGTCCTCAAGGAAAAGAAGGCAGCAGAGGACGACGGGGTCGACCAGGTTACATAGGAAAAGCAGGAAAACGTGGCCCTCCTGGCCAGCGTGGTCGTGAGGGACCCAGAGGCCTGCCGGGAAAAGCTTTTTCAGGAAATATCTCCAAGTTCATTGAGGAAATAG ACGTGCCCCGTATCATTACGATGCCCCCTACCAGCTTTACCGCAGTCGAAGGACAGAATGTTTCCCTCCACTGCCCTGCAAAGGGCTTCCCTAATCCAGTGGTCACGTGGTACAAGGATGGCAGAGAGCTCGACAATGATTCCTTCGATGCAGATACGGGACAACTGATATTTCTCAGCATTCAATTCGCTGATCGAGGCCTTTACAGATGTGAGGCGAAGAATTTCTTGGGTTTCGATGTGGCAACGGTCAAAATTGCTGTACAAG TGCCACCTCGATTTGAAGAAGCGCCGGTCGTTTATCACATGGCATACGAGAACTGGAACACTACACTATCGTGTCAAATCTTCGGCTATCCACCGCCAGCAATTAAATGGACTCGCTCGTTCCGTTCACTACCGCATGGTCGCCATCTTAAGGCTGGCAAAGAACTGGTTATCTGGAATGTTCAAAGGGAAGACAGAGGACCAGTCATGTGCCGAGGAGATAATCACTTGGGTCACGTGTATGCACTGATAGTTCTGGTTGTGAATCCTGTTT GGTCCCCTGTCATCACTACCGCACCACCCCCCTTGATCACAGTTAAAAGGCTGTACGATACTGTCATACTCCAGTGTGCTGCCAAGGGCTCCCCTGTCCCCACCCTAGAATGGAGCAAAGATGGAGTGGTAATTTCTACTAACACAACGTCCACAACAGACGTAGCAGTCAACGGAaaacttgtgatttcaaaatttaacGCCACTGACCAGGGCGTGTACAAGTGTTTCTTTAAGAATTACGACAACGGGTCAGCCGAGACAACAACCACTGCAG AACTTGTTGGATGTGGAGATCCTGGTGTTCCTGTGCACGGTTACAAGCTTGGCAAGAACTATTGGGCAGGGCAATTGGTGACATTTGCTTGTGACACCGGATACCACTTAGAAGGTCCCACCAATAGACTCTGCTTGCATAATGGAAACTGGAGTGAGGTCATGCCGACAt GTCAACGTTTGTGCGACAAACCAGCTCATCTTGAGAATGGATACATGCTAGGAGAGCAATTCTGGGAAGGAAATAATATCACTTTCAAGTGTGAGAAAGGCTATTTCCTCCGAGGACCTCAAGTAAGCTTTTGCAACGCCGCTGGTAACTGGACGACTGAAACACCATTCTGCGAAG GACCAGAATTCGAACATTCGGAAATTCTACTTAAGAAGACCGAGTATTGGGAACTCCTGAAAGAATGGCTTGCTCCTGTATCAACACTGCCAGCTAAATGGAAGCTGTGTTACAGAGCAACGGATAATGGATGGGCTGGCAGCACATTTCATTCACGTTGCAATAGTTTGGGTCCAACAGTTTCGTTTGTTAGAGTTGGAGAGTACATCTTTGGCGGATATACGGACCAAAACTGGC ATTCTGGTGGCTCCTACACGGAATCAGCACATACCTTcatattttcatttaaaaacaaagacaaccTCCAGCCGTTCAAGCTTCATGTAAAGAAACCGGATAGAGCCATTTACGGCAACAACGGTTATGGTCCAACGTTTGGTGGTGGACATGACATTTACATAGCCAATAATGCAAATGGTAATACGAATTCTTATAATAACCTGGGACACAGTTATGCACAACCCACTGGGTACAAATACAGTTCTAGTAACACTAGAAATCTTTTGGCTGGATCCTACAATTTTAAACCGAACGAGGTGGAAGTCTTTTATCAGTCTTACTAA